TCACAAAAAGTAAATACCTAGTACATCCTACATTTACATTCTAATGTTTGAGTTTCATAATAATTCTTTGTCACTATAATCTACAAAAACTACATCAGGACATATATGTAGTCCACTATTTACACTAATCTGACTtacaatatttaacaatattaacCCATGATTCTGCACCAGTTTGCAACAAACTTACAAAACTCTTCTGAATAATTAATAGATTTTGGATACCATACATTCTTAAATTTCATACCAGCTCTAAACCTTTTCCTACTCAATCATATCTGTATTTGTATTCAACATAATCACTTCCCTGTCTATGGtactttaaatacattttatcttACTTTCGTACATGATCTTCAGTCCTTTTATCTGAATAATCAATGctaattatatttacatttttaattcttttatagCCCGGGAATATCGAAATAATTGTTGGCTTGGTTTGCACTAACGCCTCTTCACTAATTACATGTTTCTTTGTGGGGTCTCATTGATACTGActtaaatcatatttaaaatcTGATAAAAATGTAACAACTCTTGATAATACGCATCTattccaatttttttacaaaagcaTGGAACTCCTCCTTCATTGGACTCTAAATCATAACAAGATCTTATGTCAACCAAAGCACAATCTTTATTATTAACTCCACAACCAGTTTGCCACCAGAAATCTAAACCCAGTGATGTCAAAATATATTTCCCCCTCATTTGAGTTGTTCTCAATGAATTAACAAATATAGAAGCAGGTCCATGACACCTAATGGCACGGTAACCGCGCGTCCTGGTCGAATAGTTCCGACAACGTAGGCCGGACTCGGTAATGGCGCCTCActatcctcctcctcctccgaaaTCGTGATTGTTTCTTCAGGCGTCCGTATAACTTCCGGCTTAACCAATTGGTAGCGTATCTTGCTCCAAAACGGAGAAGAGGCTTCTACCACCTGTACACGCGACAAGAAAGAGCTATTGTTCGGAGGAGGATCATTTGAAACAAATATAATCGGTTTAAGCCATAACACCATTCTACCTTCCTTACATTTCACACTAATCCTTGTCTTAGATCCCTCCATTTACCTCTTTAAGACACCCAAACCATGTTTGTCAAACTCAAATTCTTCAAAAACTATGTACGTAATAGTAATCGTTTATCACCGAACGCAAACTGACCTACATCCGGATAAAACACATTGCTCATATGCGTCAGGTTATTAACACAAGTACTCTTACCCATATTAGTCTCCCCATACACATAAAGCTGTTTCTTTTTTTGCGTATGACCATTTATGAATCATTAAACCAATTCATGCAATCATCATACCAACATCTATGACTCACAAAAAATATAGCAGACTTACTTCCTTTAGAAtgaaattcgtaaaaaaacaTTCCCTTATATATCTTACAAATACAGCTCCATTaaggtaagtgatataattatAAGAATGGGATATGTAACCAATTTCATTGGCAAGAACCCATACCTTGTAACCAGgttttgtagcaaaaaaaaatccacttaaaTAACcctttaacattacaaaaatcCTATGGAAATTTTGTCCCTGCCCGGTGAGAAAATCTGCAATCCCAAAATTTTTCTAGACTTTCGAGATGCTGCACAGCCGTATTTGTAAACAATTGAATACTCTTTTGTGCAAACATTAGTAttcaaaattgaattaaataaaataataaactaaatttgaTATTCAAAAATTGGAATAGGTATTTGCGCAGGCCtggaaataattaaatgaaacacAACTCTTTGCTActaacaaacttaaaaatattatgaatacaATTCTTAATTCTTAACTATGCACACTAAGATAAATATAATTATcgttttttcttttaataatttttattagtttacAAGAAGTCCAGAcattttaacaataataaaaaattaagccGAAATCGGCCTATGTCAAATGTTAGATGCATAGACAACACAGACAATTCCGTGGACGAGGCTGATATTTGACACATCTTTTAATGCTTCATTGACAAGCGTTAATTGTGCAATAGTGCCATGTAATATTAACATCAGTccaaaatgtataaattttatttatacccCGACAAACACTTGCAATTTCCCACACTGAGGTAAGAATATGGAGAGTGACATAGGTAAGCTATTTCATCTTCACACACAATCCCAAGGTACCTTATTTACTTTATGAAGGTTAACTAAATTCAGACCTAGACCACTGTTTACACAAGTTACATGTGGGCTGAAAGAAACAGAACGTTTAAAAACAAAAGCATCCTGACACTCTCAAAACAGCGAAGTACGTACTTGGTTTGCAAGCACAGACGAGGAACAAATAGACCGCAGCACTGTGACACGTGCCACGCCAGACGTGTTTGACCGTTCACTTCTCCGGACAGCGAGACTTACGGATGTGTGGTCGCACGGTGAAACAGGACTTCACGCACGGCCGAGTGGTGACGGAGGCGCAGCGCAGATCAGCGAGGTGTGTGGAGGAGAGAAGATGATAAAGGAGCTGGGATGGGAAATGTTGCAGGAGAGAAGAAAGGGTGGAAAGACCGGTGGTGTACAAGGCAACAGGGGGGATTTGCGGAGAAGGCTTAAAAGGGGGGAAGGACTAATTGCCACTGGGTGGAATTCCGTTTGCAAGTGTATCCAAAAAATTAAGTTAAGTTACTCGCAGTCACTTGACCCACTAACAGATGGTTGCTATTGCTGAACTTTTGGTCTTGGGCTACTGTGTTTCTCTAAACACACAAGCCATGCTGGTGACAATACGTGTTTTAGTGCTGTAAAACTAAAGCTGCAAGAAAACTTCTATACTAAATGTGACCTTAAATCTTCACATTAGGCACTTATATAAAATTTCATTCACCatgtttttacttaaataaaaaagttaaaacttcATCAAGGATTAATAATCTTGACATCAAGCAGAATACAGCCATCAACAATAAAATTCTTAGCTAATTTAGTTGACACACTGAAACAAAGTTCTTTTGTAAATACAGAATTCATGTCGACGAGACTTCTCTCTGTCTCGAAACAGAAAGCGATAGAGTCATTGTCGACCGCTAACTTCAACTCGTACTTGTGAAATCCTGAAATAGTGTTTTGCACCGAGGCCATGATCTTACTGTTCCCGCCTTCAAGTTTGAGGTGCACCCAGAAGAACCGATTGAAAGCTTTCAAAAGCCAAACATCCCAAATGTTGTCTGGCAATGATGTCCAATTTTTCGGAATTTTCAGTGCAGCGCCGCCGTTCAGTATTTGCGCCGGATGTTTTTGTTTCACGTGGCCAATGATTGATGACGGTAGCCCAGTCCACTTGCAAGAGCGTATACCACACCTGCAAGAAACAAACAATTTTAaggtaaaagaaaattttaaacacTTGCCATATCACTAGTTTTGTACTTTGAATAGTCAAAGTTTACTCACATCACTGATTAGCAACTGAAACAATACTGTAGAAATCTGTagaaaaaaatactgtattttcGGAACTAGCATACTCCATTTGTAGTAGTTATGCCATATTTTCACTACAGCGTACTGTAATATTCACTCATTGTACGAACGTAACCTTGAACACCATTGGCAGTGGAAAATTACCGTGTTTGCTACAGGGAGAAGATACACCTACGTGTAAGGGAATTGTTTGTTTTCAAGCATGCGCGGAAATTAGCGGTAAAAATAGCGAGTAAACAGAAAAAGAAATATTATAACCAAGTATTTTTAGATTGTTATAGTAAAGAAATTCCATGGGTTAGGCGTTCAAAAACTGGCGTCAATTATGCTTTCTGTGCTTATTgctcgtgtgaaataaatatttcgcaCGGGGGTAGAAATGACTTGAAAGTTCACGAAGGAACAGTGAAACACACAAGGAATGCTTCACTTGGAAGTTCAACcaacattagtaatttttttagtgttcaaaGTGACGATTTTAGTGTTattcgagcagaatgttatttcacATCTTTTATTCTGGAACATAACCTGCCGGTGTCAGTAGCAGATCATGCTGGACCTTTGTTGAGAAAAATGTTTCCCAGGAGCGAAGAATCTAAGAAATACAGTCGTGGACGCACCAAAACCACTGCAATAATTGCAGAAATGGCAAGTAAGTGTCAAAATGTTACAGCAGTTATGTTGAAAAAAGTTCCATTTTCAATTGCTACAGATGGGAGCAACGATGATTCTAAGCTTAACCCAGTTGTAGTGACCTATTTTAGTGAGAAAGATTCTCAAATCAAAATGGATTTGCTTGAAATTGTACCGTTAGAGGGTGCTGCAACTGGGAAAAACATCGGGAAAATGTTGCTCAACAGTTTAGAAAAGCATTCCATTCCTGTTAGAAATTGCATTGCCCTAGGTTCCGATAATGCATCGGTCATGATtggccacaaaaatggtgtaGCCGCAGAACTTCAGCAACAtcatgaaaatattattgttttgggaTGTGCATGCCATTTACTGCACTTAGCAGCAGAAAAGGGTTCCACAGGGCTTCATGTTCGTGTAGATGAAATCCTTGTTGATATTTACTACTATTTGCATAAAAGTGCTAAACGTAAAGAGCAGCTCAAGAATTTGCAAATCCTCTGtgacaaaaaatcaaagaaattctTGAAACATGTCTCCACTAGGTGGCTATCCCTGGGAGAGTGTATCGGTAGGTTAATAGATTTGTGGCAACCCTTAATGTGGTTTTATAAAGAAGTAGATAGTAAGCTTGAATGTCCAAAAGGTTCTTTACATTTGTACAAAATCCCTAAGAAGTTGCCAGGTAAAGTCGAAGAAAGTTCttgcagagcttcagatgaaAACAGAAATGCAGGCTTGCGTTCAGGTGAAAGTTCCTTAAAAAGAACTTCAACTTCAGATAACTTTTGTTATGGCAAGAAGATCAAGCAGTCATGTGAACCAGAAGAGCAAAAAACCATTCCAATTTTGTCACGTCAAGAGAGAGTTTTCATGTTTCTCACTGATGACCTAAATAAagcagtttgttattttttgtggcatgttattcctgtttttgataagacaaatgtTATCCTGCAATCTCAAACACCTCACATACATCTTCTTAGGGGATTGTTGACAGACGTGTTAAAATAATTGCTtgtgaaatttgtaaaacctCATGTCATCAAGACAACATCAGTACTTGATGTTCTGTACAATAGTGCTACAAACCAAGTCCGATGAAGACCTAGTTGTGGGTTGCAATGCATCAACAGTAGTGGCTACATTGACACAGTCTGACAAATCTAAGTTTTACACATCAGTTAGGAATTTCTTTAAACTCTCATGTGATTACATGATTTTGAAATTTcccttgaaaaatgaaattttaaagcaTGCTGAAGTGgttaatgtgaaaaatattgagagctcatcattttcttcagtgaagtattTTGTGGACATGTTTCCTGCTGTTATACTTGTCAAGGATGGGGAGACACGTGAAGAGGCACTAGACATTCTTCAACAACAGTTTTGTTCTTTGCAGGTGGACAATGACATGATTCAGTGGAGAGAATAGACAAGTTGTGGTCTTACATAGGGAAAATAGGTAGTGGTGTTGGTGGTCTTAAGTATGACAGAGTTGCTCATGCAATGCTATCAGTGTTGGTTATTCCACATAGCAATTCTGAGTGAGAGGGTTTttagcagcattaaaaaaaataggaccaCTTTCAGAGCTTCAATGTCAGACAAAGTTTTAAATAGTATATCGTTAGCAAAACGTACTAACAGCATTTGTTATGAACAAGACTTCGATGAAACTTTTCTCAAGAAAGCTAAATCTGCCACACATGTATCCCTgctgcagaaaaaataaataacgtatTCAAGCACCATGATATGTATCCAGTGACATGCActtagaatcattaaaaaaaatgtatgtttccaaaaccaaattattaccatattgttttttacagtttttttcgtgaacattatatgtgcaaaacaaaataatttttgccgcACCTGTATTACGTATAAAAATTGCCTTTCAATGATTGTATACTATAATTGtactattttcttttgtaaattgtaCTAATTGCTTTTCTgtaaggttggcaggtatgctaTGCACTTAAGACAtcatctcgagaaaaaaaaatgtgatggcACACACGTGATTTCCACCTCTAATAATTAGATAATTCAATGTCAGACAAAGTTTTAAATAGTATATTGTTGGCAAAACGCACTAACAGCATTTGTTATGAACAAGACTTCGATGAGAAATTGCCATTATTTTTCCAGTCTTTTAAGTAAATTCCCAAATTCCTTGACCAATTTCAGCTTCCCTGACTTTCTAGAACAAGGACACCGGTGTAAAAATGATAGTTGATCGATACAGTCATAACATCCACACAGCCAATGAGAGTCCTCAGAGGCCATGATCGGCAAGGCATCAATCGGGTAGAAAGTCGATGGTCGCAAAAGTCACCCCTCATCTTTGACCTGCATGACACATATTTTGTAATTACCTGTAAGTCTAGTTTTCTACTGGCTTGAGCTATAAGTGTATATTTAGTACATGAAGGTCATTAGAGGTGGAAAGTGCAAATTACACAAGCACCATTCCTACAGGTTTGCCCTACTTTCAAAACATTTAAGGTGTATTTGTTGTTAACAggagtaaaagtaaaaaaaaactaaagctctGTAATACGGCACATAGCAGTGTTCGTATGCTTATTAATATCTTTAAAAAGTCCTTACTTTGTCTTCAATTGAATATGGACCCAGAAAAACccttaaatttcactaagaatccttaaaaactACTAAAGAGACTGACAGCATGCAAGTAATGGACAAAAGTAGGTATTTAATGGTTTTTGTTTCTTTCTTGGCAGCAAGAAACCTTCTGTGCTTGCACAGTTACAAATTATGAGTTTATAGCCACGggattatattttataaataaacatttttaattaaggttttttttttgtattttgtatctcacCTTAAATCTAAAAGATGTGTTTTACCTTCTTACATTGAACTTATAATGTAAACGTAATTAGTGATCAGATTAAATATTAAGGCTACAAATGTCAGACAGACACTATGCTTAGGTTAGATATGTGTTAACAGAATTCTGGACTAGAATAAGTGCTCatctattaataaataaaaaaataaaaaaattcaacgaaagaaattatttttatgcatTAACTAATTAATATTGTTATTTCCATGAGGGAATTTGTAATACAACAAATAGATTCCTACATTGAATGAACCTACagcaaatataaacatatttattttatttgtgccaTATTgagttttttaagttttcttgtcATTAATAATAGTAAAGGGCTATTTTTGTTATTGTAACACTTTACCTCGCTTGCCTTAGTGGTTCTGTCACAAGAATCTTCAAACATACATTTACTAGTAAGTGTTGCAAAAAGTGCCTAAAATGTAGTGCAAGTGTATGTAACCGTTATAACTtgcaaaatgttttatataaattagtaaatatctgttgaaaaaaaaCACTTATGACAGGGCAACAGAAGCAAGAGaagtatagtgttaaatttataaaaattgcccttaggtaataaaaatttttgagaaaacgAAAGTGGggaaaattcaacatggcgtgtgaagcCCTACCACCTTAAAAACTCAACAGCAACATAGACCAGATACAGCGTGAAAGAAATCTTCCCCGGTCCCATGGCGAGGAACAGCCCAT
The Bacillus rossius redtenbacheri isolate Brsri chromosome 14, Brsri_v3, whole genome shotgun sequence DNA segment above includes these coding regions:
- the LOC134538830 gene encoding E3 ubiquitin-protein ligase Siah1-like, which translates into the protein MSSLLSVLKCQCGDYMSAPIRQCRNGHSVCSACVSEEPNCPTCGQNFIKARNYGLEEIAARVKLPCPYSSEGCRATTLSVDLDDHVDDCDYRSRRCGIRSCKWTGLPSSIIGHVKQKHPAQILNGGAALKIPKNWTSLPDNIWDVWLLKAFNRFFWVHLKLEGGNSKIMASVQNTISGFHKYELKLAVDNDSIAFCFETERSLVDMNSVFTKELCFSVSTKLAKNFIVDGCILLDVKIINP